One genomic segment of Amycolatopsis sp. Hca4 includes these proteins:
- a CDS encoding S8 family serine peptidase, which produces MNGRWLVALAAAVTFAGAVTPAASAAPAPRAACPEQAGVLHCLTTYTPGTARAMAAGWGADDLAAAYGLPAAPGPDTVVGISIAFDAPNLEADLAAYRAQYGLPPCTSANGCFRKVNQQGAAAPLPEVSFGWALESTLDVSMVSAACPSCRILVVEGNTPGFADLAETEDTAVRLGAKVVSNSYGAREGGAALAYASHYQHPGVTVVASSGDSGFTAASYPAVLASTVAVGGTSLARDPDAPRGWAEQAWTYGGSGCSAYIAKPKWQRDTHCGKRTVADVAAAAEDLAVHYADAGGWLPVSGTSASAPFVAGLIGRSGHAGAVQPAGLYANAGAFTDVTSGNNDPAGGGKKCGGDYLCVAGPGYDAPTGVGVPNGLAGF; this is translated from the coding sequence GTGAACGGAAGATGGCTGGTCGCGCTGGCCGCCGCGGTGACGTTCGCCGGTGCGGTGACGCCGGCCGCGAGTGCCGCACCGGCACCCCGCGCGGCGTGCCCCGAGCAGGCGGGCGTGCTGCACTGCCTGACCACCTACACGCCCGGCACGGCCCGAGCAATGGCGGCCGGCTGGGGCGCCGACGACCTGGCGGCGGCCTACGGCCTGCCCGCGGCGCCGGGACCGGACACCGTCGTCGGCATCTCGATCGCCTTCGACGCGCCGAATCTGGAGGCCGACTTGGCCGCCTACCGGGCGCAGTACGGCCTGCCACCGTGCACATCGGCGAACGGCTGCTTCCGGAAGGTGAACCAGCAGGGTGCGGCGGCGCCGCTGCCGGAGGTCAGCTTCGGCTGGGCGCTGGAGTCCACATTGGACGTCTCGATGGTGTCGGCGGCCTGCCCGTCGTGCCGGATCCTGGTCGTGGAGGGCAACACGCCCGGGTTCGCGGACCTGGCCGAGACGGAGGACACCGCGGTGCGGCTCGGCGCGAAGGTCGTCTCGAACAGCTACGGCGCCCGGGAAGGCGGTGCGGCGCTGGCGTACGCGAGCCACTACCAGCACCCGGGGGTGACGGTGGTGGCCTCCTCCGGCGACAGCGGCTTCACGGCGGCGAGCTACCCCGCCGTCCTGGCCTCGACGGTCGCGGTCGGCGGGACGTCGCTGGCCCGCGACCCGGACGCCCCGCGCGGCTGGGCGGAGCAGGCCTGGACGTACGGCGGCAGCGGCTGTTCGGCCTACATCGCCAAGCCGAAGTGGCAGCGGGACACCCACTGCGGCAAGCGCACGGTCGCGGACGTGGCGGCGGCGGCCGAGGACCTCGCGGTCCACTACGCGGACGCAGGCGGCTGGCTGCCGGTCAGCGGCACGAGCGCGTCGGCGCCGTTCGTCGCGGGCCTGATCGGCCGGTCGGGGCACGCGGGAGCGGTCCAGCCCGCCGGCCTGTACGCGAACGCGGGTGCGTTCACGGACGTGACCTCGGGAAACAACGACCCGGCCGGCGGCGGCAAGAAGTGCGGCGGCGACTACCTGTGCGTCGCGGGCCCCGGCTATGACGCCCCGACGGGCGTCGGCGTGCCGAACGGCCTGGCCGGCTTCTGA
- a CDS encoding response regulator transcription factor, whose product MLAPSPVRVLVAERDPAVRARLSTVLDEADGIELVGAVPDAAAARVTRRRRLPDVLLLDLRLSRPEEFPHRPAVVALATFDSDAGILRALRDGASGFLLRSAPRRDVVKVVRLAADGHVVLSPDASRRWVSAATRLSGPRDERLAAVDRLSAKETEVLAAVGAALTNTEIAERLELPEPIVREHVARVVRKLGCAHRTGAGLLAYERGLCRPGREPA is encoded by the coding sequence GTGCTCGCCCCGTCGCCGGTCCGGGTCCTGGTGGCCGAGCGCGACCCGGCGGTGCGGGCCCGCCTGAGCACCGTCCTCGACGAAGCGGACGGCATCGAGCTGGTCGGCGCGGTCCCCGACGCGGCGGCGGCCCGGGTCACGCGGCGCCGGCGGCTGCCGGACGTGCTGCTGCTGGACCTGCGACTGAGCCGGCCGGAGGAGTTCCCCCACCGGCCGGCGGTGGTGGCACTGGCCACGTTCGATTCGGACGCCGGCATCCTGCGCGCCCTCCGCGACGGCGCATCGGGATTCCTGCTGCGGTCGGCCCCGCGCCGGGACGTCGTCAAGGTGGTCCGCCTGGCGGCGGATGGCCACGTCGTGCTCTCCCCGGACGCCTCCCGCCGGTGGGTCTCGGCGGCGACCCGGCTGTCCGGCCCCCGCGACGAGCGGCTGGCGGCGGTCGACCGGCTGTCGGCCAAGGAAACGGAGGTGCTCGCGGCGGTGGGCGCGGCGCTGACGAACACCGAGATCGCCGAGCGGCTGGAACTGCCGGAGCCGATCGTGCGGGAGCACGTGGCCAGGGTGGTGCGGAAACTGGGGTGCGCGCACCGGACGGGCGCGGGGTTGCTGGCGTACGAGCGGGGGTTGTGCCGTCCGGGGCGCGAACCGGCCTGA
- a CDS encoding PHB depolymerase family esterase has product MPGRFTRWAATFAAACALTTAFAAPAAAAGVADHPVRTTGCGRPAGFPAGVTTTRHVTSGGLDREYTVHLPARYDPHRPYPLVLSFHGHKRTSQYQEELSGFSALDAIAVYPQGLIGTDGESAWTGAPYSAAADDVLFTSDLLTALQRTLCVDNRRIYAAGKSNGGGFVGVLACRLPGRIAAFAPVSGAFYPQGGACHPSRSVPILDFHGTADTTIPYDGNPAKGLPSIPDWLAAWSTRDGCRPDPVSWTPVAGVVAEKWLGCDRRGALEHYRVEGAGHVWPSTRPNNDSATPTVIDATPVIWRFFRSHPLR; this is encoded by the coding sequence GTGCCCGGACGCTTCACCCGGTGGGCGGCCACGTTCGCCGCGGCCTGTGCCCTGACCACCGCCTTCGCCGCGCCCGCCGCCGCGGCCGGCGTCGCCGACCACCCCGTCCGCACCACCGGCTGCGGCCGTCCCGCGGGCTTCCCGGCCGGGGTGACGACCACCCGGCACGTCACCTCGGGCGGCCTGGACCGCGAGTACACCGTCCACCTGCCCGCCCGCTACGACCCCCACCGGCCGTACCCGCTGGTGCTGTCCTTCCACGGGCACAAGCGCACGTCGCAGTACCAGGAGGAGCTGTCCGGCTTCTCGGCGCTGGACGCGATCGCGGTCTACCCGCAGGGCCTGATCGGCACCGACGGCGAGTCCGCGTGGACCGGGGCGCCCTACTCGGCCGCCGCGGACGACGTGCTGTTCACCAGCGACCTGCTGACCGCGCTGCAGCGCACCCTGTGCGTCGACAACCGGCGGATCTACGCGGCGGGCAAGTCCAACGGCGGCGGGTTCGTCGGCGTGCTCGCCTGCCGCCTGCCCGGCCGCATCGCCGCGTTCGCGCCGGTGTCCGGCGCGTTCTACCCGCAGGGCGGCGCCTGCCACCCGAGCCGATCGGTGCCGATCCTCGACTTCCACGGCACCGCCGACACGACCATCCCCTACGACGGCAACCCGGCGAAGGGCCTGCCGTCGATCCCCGATTGGCTGGCCGCTTGGTCCACAAGGGACGGTTGCCGTCCGGACCCGGTGTCGTGGACGCCGGTCGCCGGGGTGGTCGCCGAGAAGTGGCTCGGCTGCGACCGGCGCGGTGCCCTCGAGCACTACCGCGTGGAAGGGGCCGGGCACGTCTGGCCGAGCACCCGGCCCAACAATGACTCCGCGACGCCGACGGTGATCGACGCCACCCCGGTCATCTGGCGGTTCTTCCGCAGCCATCCCCTGCGGTGA
- a CDS encoding protein kinase, translating into MTDAGELIAGRYRLAERIGQGSMGVIWRARDERLDRVVAVKQLDYDATLGPAASAQASARALREARLTARLRHPHAITVHDVVEAPGGPYLVMEYLPSRSLADILADRETLPAEEVARIGAPIASALAAAHAEGVVHRDVTPGNVLLDESGVAKIADFGISRATGEGTVTGGGFIAGTPAYLAPEVAGGGEAGYPADVFSLGATLYRALEGTPPFGNDDNAITLLLRIAKEETIPPRHRGPLAEVLTRMLQRDPDARPAMAEVQELFEAVAGGRPLPAPRPRPRTGTRLLRVRRPRRRLVLAGTAGAVLLALGVVIGTVIVPDGTPVAAPVVPSAPAAPASSSPPPTTPADLGCAARYQVTNSWPGGYQVEVTVRNDRTAGLSGWRVRWQLPAGHRISGLWNGTFSVDGSTVTVENAAWNAKLDADKTTTFGLIALTQNGSADARPALTCRTL; encoded by the coding sequence GTGACCGACGCAGGAGAGCTGATCGCCGGGCGCTACCGGCTGGCCGAGCGGATCGGCCAGGGCTCGATGGGCGTCATCTGGCGCGCCCGCGACGAGCGGCTCGACCGGGTCGTCGCGGTCAAGCAGCTGGACTACGACGCCACCCTCGGGCCGGCCGCGAGCGCCCAGGCGAGCGCGCGCGCCCTGCGCGAAGCGCGGCTGACCGCGCGCCTGCGCCACCCGCACGCGATCACGGTGCACGATGTCGTCGAGGCGCCCGGCGGGCCCTACCTGGTGATGGAATACCTGCCGTCGCGCAGCCTGGCGGACATCCTGGCCGACCGCGAGACCCTGCCCGCCGAGGAGGTGGCGCGCATCGGCGCGCCGATCGCGTCCGCGCTCGCGGCCGCGCACGCCGAGGGGGTCGTGCACCGCGACGTCACCCCCGGCAACGTCCTGCTCGACGAGTCCGGCGTCGCGAAGATCGCCGACTTCGGCATCTCGCGGGCCACCGGCGAAGGCACCGTGACCGGGGGCGGGTTCATCGCCGGCACCCCCGCCTACCTCGCCCCGGAAGTCGCCGGAGGCGGCGAAGCCGGGTACCCGGCCGACGTCTTTTCCCTCGGCGCGACGCTCTACCGCGCGCTGGAGGGCACTCCCCCGTTCGGCAACGACGACAACGCGATCACCCTCCTGCTGCGCATCGCCAAGGAGGAGACCATCCCGCCGCGGCACCGCGGGCCGCTCGCCGAGGTGCTCACCCGCATGCTGCAGCGGGACCCGGACGCGCGCCCGGCCATGGCGGAGGTCCAGGAGCTGTTCGAAGCGGTCGCCGGCGGCCGTCCGCTGCCTGCGCCGCGCCCCCGGCCCCGGACGGGAACCCGGCTGCTGCGCGTCCGCCGTCCGCGACGCCGGCTCGTTCTGGCGGGCACCGCCGGGGCGGTCCTGCTGGCGCTCGGCGTGGTGATCGGCACGGTGATCGTCCCGGACGGCACACCGGTGGCCGCACCGGTCGTCCCCTCCGCTCCCGCGGCACCGGCGAGCTCGAGCCCGCCGCCGACGACACCCGCCGACCTGGGCTGTGCCGCGCGTTACCAGGTGACGAACTCCTGGCCGGGCGGCTACCAGGTGGAGGTGACGGTGCGCAACGACCGCACCGCAGGCCTGTCCGGCTGGCGCGTGCGGTGGCAGCTGCCCGCCGGTCACCGCATCAGCGGCTTGTGGAACGGCACCTTCTCGGTCGATGGTTCCACCGTGACGGTCGAAAACGCCGCCTGGAACGCGAAGCTCGACGCGGACAAGACCACGACGTTCGGCCTGATCGCCCTGACGCAGAACGGAAGTGCCGACGCCCGTCCGGCGCTCACCTGCCGGACGCTCTGA
- a CDS encoding DMT family transporter, giving the protein MKLKATAALAITVVLWASAFPAIKVGLDGYGVAGLSFARLAVASAVLLLAAPVLGVRRPRRADLPAIAGCGLAGMSAYQLLLNWGEVHVPAGTASLLVSVAPVFSALLAAAFLGERLTAAKLLGSAVALGGSALIATGGGLGYSGAAWAVLAAAAVQAVYHLGSKPLLRRYTGLEVACYAMWAGTLFLAPLAPDAVHAFATAPPEATLAVVFLGAFPSAAGFVAWGYAVARHSLTVATAALYLVPAVALAVAFAWLGERPTWVDLAGGALSVAGVVLINATVRRWAGQGNSRKIENPAQRRGPPARR; this is encoded by the coding sequence GTGAAGCTCAAAGCGACCGCAGCACTGGCCATCACCGTCGTCCTGTGGGCGTCGGCGTTCCCCGCGATCAAGGTGGGCCTGGACGGCTACGGCGTCGCCGGGTTGTCGTTCGCCCGGCTCGCGGTGGCATCGGCCGTGCTGCTGCTCGCCGCCCCCGTGCTGGGCGTGCGCCGCCCGCGCCGCGCGGACCTGCCGGCGATCGCGGGCTGCGGGCTGGCCGGGATGAGCGCGTACCAGCTGCTGCTCAACTGGGGTGAGGTGCACGTGCCCGCGGGCACGGCGAGCCTGCTGGTCTCGGTGGCGCCGGTGTTCAGCGCGCTGCTCGCGGCCGCGTTCCTGGGCGAGCGGCTCACCGCGGCGAAGCTGCTGGGCAGCGCGGTCGCGCTCGGTGGCAGCGCGCTCATCGCCACCGGCGGCGGGCTGGGCTACTCGGGTGCGGCGTGGGCCGTGCTGGCCGCGGCCGCGGTCCAGGCGGTCTACCACCTCGGCAGCAAGCCGTTGCTGCGGCGCTACACCGGGCTCGAGGTCGCCTGTTACGCGATGTGGGCCGGGACGCTGTTCCTCGCGCCGCTCGCGCCCGACGCCGTACACGCCTTCGCGACGGCGCCGCCGGAAGCGACACTGGCCGTGGTGTTCCTCGGTGCGTTCCCGTCGGCGGCCGGGTTCGTCGCCTGGGGGTACGCGGTGGCCCGGCACTCGCTCACGGTCGCGACGGCCGCCCTCTACCTCGTTCCCGCGGTGGCGCTCGCGGTGGCCTTCGCCTGGCTCGGCGAGAGGCCGACCTGGGTGGACCTCGCGGGCGGCGCGCTCAGCGTCGCCGGAGTCGTCCTGATCAACGCCACTGTCCGTCGTTGGGCCGGTCAGGGTAATTCGCGGAAGATCGAGAACCCGGCTCAACGGCGGGGACCGCCGGCTCGTCGGTAG
- a CDS encoding LysR family transcriptional regulator yields MGKPDFMLELRRLRVLHGLAQHGTVAATAAALHLTGPAVSQHLAALEREAGVPLLEKRGRTLAFTPAGRLLLSHAEVILDDLAAAESALAAAAGNGGTGTVRVAAFASAARQLLPRAWAGPVSLRLAEQEPDVALESLRRQDVDVAVVHSYSLLPREIPPRFAERALLDDPVLLARDPASPGPADGEPVDLAAFAGRPWLVPTADLSCHAMIQRACGAAGFVPEVAAESADFAVLVALAAAGAGVALVPAMALPAGTPGVSLHPLREPLTRRVFAVTRAGLARRPDVSAVLDRLERAAREVTSSGLARRLPGTP; encoded by the coding sequence ATGGGAAAGCCGGACTTCATGTTGGAGCTGCGTCGCCTGCGGGTCCTGCACGGGCTCGCCCAGCACGGGACCGTGGCCGCGACGGCCGCGGCCCTGCACCTGACCGGCCCCGCCGTTTCGCAGCACCTGGCCGCGCTCGAACGCGAGGCCGGCGTCCCGCTGCTGGAGAAGCGGGGCCGCACGCTCGCCTTCACCCCCGCCGGGCGGCTGCTGCTCTCGCACGCCGAGGTAATCCTCGACGACCTCGCCGCCGCGGAGTCGGCGCTGGCCGCGGCGGCCGGGAACGGCGGCACCGGCACGGTCCGCGTCGCGGCCTTCGCCTCCGCGGCCCGGCAGCTCCTGCCGCGCGCGTGGGCCGGACCGGTGTCCCTGCGCCTGGCCGAGCAGGAACCCGACGTCGCGCTCGAGTCACTGCGCCGTCAGGACGTCGACGTGGCGGTCGTGCACAGCTATTCGCTCCTGCCGCGGGAAATCCCGCCGCGGTTCGCCGAGCGGGCCCTGCTCGACGACCCGGTGCTGCTGGCGCGCGACCCGGCCTCGCCGGGGCCGGCCGACGGCGAACCGGTGGACCTGGCCGCATTCGCGGGCCGGCCGTGGCTGGTGCCGACGGCCGACCTCTCCTGCCACGCGATGATCCAGCGGGCCTGCGGCGCGGCCGGCTTCGTGCCGGAGGTCGCCGCGGAGTCCGCGGACTTCGCCGTCCTCGTCGCGCTCGCGGCCGCCGGCGCGGGTGTCGCGCTGGTGCCCGCCATGGCGCTGCCCGCCGGAACGCCCGGCGTCAGCCTGCACCCGCTGCGGGAACCGTTGACCCGCAGGGTGTTCGCGGTGACGCGGGCGGGACTGGCGCGGCGGCCGGATGTCTCGGCGGTACTGGACCGGCTGGAGCGGGCCGCGCGCGAAGTCACTTCTTCCGGGCTTGCTCGACGGCTTCCAGGAACGCCTTGA
- the htpG gene encoding molecular chaperone HtpG gives MTAPIETLEFQSEARQLLQLMIHSIYSNKDTFLRELVSNASDALDKLRLESYRDKDLEADTSDLHITIETDPEARTLTVRDNGIGMTRDEVVALIGTIAKSGTADFLTKLKEAKDAAASQDLIGQFGVGFYASFMVADKVTLVTRRAGTDEGVRWESSGEGTYTIQPVEDAPQGTAVTLHLKPEDTEDHLYDYTSAAKIREIVKRYSDFITWPIRMKGEGEDAEVETVNSMKALWARSSSEVTEDEYHEFYKHVSHDWQDPLETIRLQAEGTFEYQALLFLPSHAPMDLFLRERKRGVQLYVKRVFIMDDCESLVPEYLRFVKGVVDAQDLSLNVSREILQQDRQIQLIRRRLVKKVLSTVKTMMTADAEKYATFWREFGRAVKEGLLDDFENREAILEISSFASTHDSEKPTSLRDYVSRMKDGQEHIYYMTGESRSAIENSPHMEAFRAKGYEVLVLTDPIDEMWVDAVPGFDGKQFQSIAKGQVDLESEEDKKATEVAREQQNKDFESLLTWMGTALGETVKEVRLSSRLTTSPACIVGDTHDLTPTLEKMYRAMGQELPPIKRILELNPEHALVTGLREAHAARPEDEGLAETAELLYGMALLAEGGELADPSRFIKLLAGRLEKTL, from the coding sequence GTGACTGCCCCGATCGAGACGCTGGAGTTCCAGTCGGAAGCGCGTCAGCTGCTCCAGCTGATGATCCATTCGATCTATTCGAACAAGGACACGTTCCTGCGGGAACTGGTGTCCAACGCCTCCGACGCCCTCGACAAGCTGCGGCTGGAGTCGTACCGCGACAAGGACCTCGAAGCGGACACCTCCGACCTGCACATCACAATCGAGACCGACCCGGAGGCGCGCACCCTCACCGTCCGCGACAACGGCATCGGCATGACCCGTGACGAGGTGGTCGCCCTGATCGGGACGATCGCCAAGTCGGGCACCGCGGACTTCCTGACCAAGCTGAAGGAGGCCAAGGACGCGGCGGCTTCGCAGGACCTGATCGGGCAGTTCGGCGTCGGGTTCTACGCGAGCTTCATGGTCGCGGACAAGGTCACCCTGGTGACGCGCCGCGCGGGCACCGACGAGGGCGTCCGCTGGGAGTCGAGCGGCGAAGGCACCTACACGATCCAGCCGGTCGAGGACGCGCCCCAGGGCACCGCGGTCACCCTGCACCTCAAGCCCGAGGACACCGAAGACCACCTCTACGACTACACGTCCGCGGCGAAGATCCGCGAGATCGTCAAGCGGTACTCCGACTTCATCACCTGGCCCATCCGCATGAAGGGCGAGGGTGAAGACGCCGAGGTCGAGACCGTCAACTCGATGAAGGCGCTGTGGGCGCGCTCGTCGAGCGAGGTCACCGAGGACGAGTACCACGAGTTCTACAAGCACGTCAGCCACGACTGGCAGGACCCGCTGGAGACCATCCGGCTGCAGGCCGAGGGCACGTTCGAGTACCAGGCGCTGCTGTTCCTGCCCTCGCACGCGCCGATGGACCTGTTCCTGCGCGAGCGCAAGCGCGGCGTGCAGCTCTACGTCAAGCGCGTCTTCATCATGGACGACTGCGAGTCGCTGGTGCCGGAGTACCTGCGGTTCGTCAAGGGCGTCGTCGACGCGCAGGACCTCTCGCTCAACGTCTCGCGGGAAATCCTGCAGCAGGACAGGCAGATCCAGCTGATCCGCCGTCGCCTGGTGAAGAAGGTCCTCTCGACGGTCAAGACGATGATGACCGCCGACGCCGAGAAGTACGCGACGTTCTGGCGCGAGTTCGGCCGGGCGGTGAAGGAGGGCCTGCTCGACGACTTCGAGAACCGCGAAGCCATCCTCGAGATCTCCTCGTTCGCCTCGACGCACGACAGCGAGAAGCCGACTTCGCTGCGCGACTACGTCTCGCGGATGAAGGACGGCCAGGAGCACATCTACTACATGACCGGCGAATCGCGGTCCGCGATCGAGAACTCGCCGCACATGGAAGCGTTCCGCGCCAAGGGCTACGAGGTGCTGGTGCTGACCGACCCGATCGACGAGATGTGGGTCGACGCGGTGCCGGGCTTCGACGGCAAGCAGTTCCAGTCGATCGCCAAGGGCCAGGTCGACCTCGAGTCGGAAGAGGACAAGAAGGCCACCGAGGTTGCCCGCGAACAGCAGAACAAGGACTTCGAGAGCCTGCTGACCTGGATGGGCACGGCGCTGGGCGAGACGGTCAAGGAGGTCCGCCTGTCGTCGCGGCTGACGACGTCGCCGGCCTGCATCGTCGGTGACACCCACGACCTGACCCCGACGCTGGAGAAGATGTACCGCGCGATGGGGCAGGAGCTGCCGCCGATCAAGCGCATCCTCGAGCTCAACCCGGAGCACGCGCTGGTCACCGGGCTGCGCGAGGCACACGCGGCCCGCCCGGAAGACGAAGGCCTGGCCGAGACGGCCGAGCTCCTCTACGGCATGGCCCTGCTGGCCGAAGGCGGCGAGCTGGCCGACCCGTCCCGGTTCATCAAGCTGCTCGCCGGCCGCCTGGAGAAGACCCTCTGA
- a CDS encoding HNH endonuclease, whose product MKVLVLNAGYEPLQTVSVPHAIRMLVRHVAEIHEAEEGLAYGLFPRPKIVRLLRYVVMKWRYTQPPRWSRRGVLVRDGYRCAYCGQRATTIDHVTPLSRGGARTDWLNTVAACGGTARSCNARKADKLPGEAGMKLRFTPYVPAWDQLHRPGA is encoded by the coding sequence GTGAAGGTGCTCGTCCTGAACGCCGGCTACGAGCCGCTGCAGACCGTGTCGGTCCCGCACGCGATCCGCATGCTCGTCCGGCACGTCGCCGAGATCCACGAGGCCGAGGAGGGCCTCGCGTACGGGCTGTTCCCGCGCCCGAAGATCGTGCGGTTGCTGCGGTACGTCGTCATGAAGTGGCGATATACCCAGCCGCCGCGCTGGTCCCGGCGCGGGGTGCTGGTCCGTGACGGGTACCGCTGCGCCTACTGTGGGCAGCGCGCGACCACGATCGACCACGTGACGCCGCTGAGCCGCGGCGGCGCCCGGACCGACTGGCTCAACACGGTCGCCGCGTGCGGCGGCACGGCCCGCAGCTGCAACGCCCGCAAGGCGGACAAGCTGCCGGGCGAGGCCGGGATGAAGCTGCGGTTCACGCCGTACGTCCCGGCGTGGGACCAGCTGCACCGGCCCGGCGCCTGA
- a CDS encoding cytochrome P450 — protein MTATTETPRLPFERPNVLDIAPLFEVLRRQGPVVAVTTPAGDPAWLVTGFEQVRAAFTDPRFGRSHPAPEEASALSEAAILSRPQGDHETEHAEHARMRRMLVPAFSANRIRRLAGHVQELADGCFDAMEEARDGEGPVDLHEHLSFPLPVLVICELLGVPSEDRETFRVLSDRMGRMDIGGGADAAFEEFTAYMSRLAAVKRRDPGQDVVSDMVRAQADDPSFGDDDVARLAAGLLFAGHETTSNRIDLGVLYLLTDLARRDALAADPEGRVHGVVEEILRLAAPSGLGVLRYAHDDVELGGVTIARGDAVVLALGAANRDPAVFPAAGTFDAERKPNSHVSFAYGGWFCIGASLARTELRVVFGSLFRRFPGLRLAVGVDELRIRANRVTGGVDRVPVLW, from the coding sequence ATGACCGCCACCACGGAAACTCCGCGCCTGCCGTTCGAACGGCCCAACGTCCTGGACATCGCTCCGCTCTTCGAGGTGCTGCGCCGGCAGGGGCCGGTGGTCGCCGTGACCACGCCCGCCGGGGATCCGGCGTGGCTGGTCACCGGGTTCGAGCAGGTGCGGGCCGCCTTCACCGATCCGCGGTTCGGGCGGTCGCACCCCGCTCCCGAAGAGGCGTCGGCGCTTTCGGAGGCCGCCATCCTCAGCCGGCCGCAAGGTGACCACGAGACCGAACACGCCGAGCACGCGCGGATGCGGCGGATGCTCGTGCCCGCCTTCTCCGCCAACCGGATCCGGCGGCTCGCCGGGCACGTGCAGGAACTCGCCGACGGCTGCTTCGATGCCATGGAGGAGGCTCGTGACGGCGAGGGTCCCGTCGACCTGCACGAACACCTGTCGTTCCCGCTGCCCGTGCTGGTCATCTGCGAGCTGCTCGGCGTCCCCTCCGAAGACCGGGAGACCTTCCGGGTGCTCTCGGACCGGATGGGGCGGATGGACATCGGGGGCGGCGCGGACGCCGCGTTCGAGGAGTTCACCGCCTACATGAGCCGGCTCGCCGCCGTCAAACGGCGCGACCCCGGGCAGGACGTCGTCTCGGACATGGTGCGCGCGCAGGCCGACGATCCCTCCTTCGGCGACGACGACGTCGCCCGGCTCGCCGCGGGCCTGTTGTTCGCCGGGCACGAGACGACCTCGAATCGGATCGACCTCGGCGTGCTCTACCTGCTCACCGACCTCGCCCGGCGGGACGCGCTGGCCGCCGACCCCGAGGGGCGGGTGCACGGCGTCGTCGAAGAGATCCTGCGGCTGGCCGCGCCGAGCGGGCTGGGCGTCCTGCGGTACGCCCACGACGACGTCGAGCTCGGCGGCGTGACGATCGCCCGCGGTGACGCCGTCGTGCTGGCGCTCGGGGCCGCGAACCGGGACCCGGCGGTGTTCCCCGCCGCCGGGACGTTCGACGCCGAGCGGAAGCCGAATTCGCACGTCTCTTTCGCCTACGGCGGCTGGTTCTGCATCGGTGCCAGCCTCGCCCGCACGGAACTGCGGGTCGTGTTCGGGTCGCTGTTCCGGCGGTTCCCGGGGTTGCGCCTGGCCGTCGGCGTCGATGAACTCCGGATCCGGGCGAACCGTGTCACCGGGGGAGTGGACCGCGTGCCGGTCCTCTGGTAG